The Caballeronia sp. M1242 nucleotide sequence GCAACTCGTTCATGGTGGCGTCGTCGTCGAAGCCTTCGATGGTGCGTACCGTGCTTCCCGCGCACGTGACCGCTGGCGTGATGCACGAACGGGTCGGCATGCCGTCCACCTCGAGCGTGCAGGCGCCGCATACGCCCTGCTCGCAGCCGATGTTGGTGCCGCACAGCATGCGTTGCTCGCGCAGGAAATCGGCGAGGCTCGTGCGCGGCTCGACGCGGTCCGCGACTGGCGCACGGTTGACGATGAGTTCGATCGTCTTGATCATGGGCTCGCTCATGCTTTTCCATCCTGATTGCGAATGCCCGCAGAAGCGCGTACCAGCGCCACGCGATGCACTTCGTGTTCGTAGCTTCCGGCTTCGATGCCCGCTGCTTCGAGATGCGCATCGAAGCACGAGGTCCGTGGATCGGCGTCGGCAAGCAGGTCGCGCGCATCGTCGATTGGATAGGGCGGTGCGTCGATCGCGCCGATCACGGCACGGCACACGCCGCGCGCCGCATCGTCGATGAACACCGCAATCGCTTCGGCGAACTCTCCCGGCTTGCGGTTGAACTTGTAATAGCTCCAGCGCGCCGTCGGCGAAAGACGCGCGAAGCGCACGCCGGTGAGGATTTCATCGGCTTCGAGCGCGGTCGTGAATGCGCCGGCCATCCAGTCCGCGCAGTCGATCACCCGCGCGCCGCCTCGTCCCGCGACGAGATACTGCGCGTCGAGCGCGCACATCGTATTGATCCAGTCGGCGGCGGGATCGGCGTGGGCGAGACTGCCGCCCAGCGTGCCGCGGTTGCGCACCGCGCGATACGCGATGCCGCCCGCCACGTATTCCATCAGGCCGCGCGTGCCGGTCTCGACCTTGCCGTCCTCGATCTCCGCGTGCGTGATGCACGCGCCGAGCGTGACCGTCTCGCCATCGGTGCGGCATGCGCGCAGCGCCTCGATTCCGCGAAGATCGACGAGCATTTCGGGCTGCGCGAGCCGCAGGTTCATCATCGGTCCGAGCGACTGGCTGCCGGACACGAACTTGCCCATGCCGTCGGTCGGTCCGATGAGTGCAATCGCCTCGCCGCAGGCGAGCGGCTTTGCGTAATCGTAGGTCGCGGCTTTCATGCGGGCATTCCTTTCATCGCGTGGGCCTGGCGCTGGCGCTCCCCGGCGATCGCTTCGACGACGAGGCGCGGCGTGATCGGCAACTGGTCGATGCGCACGCCGAGTCCGCGCAGCGCATCGTTGACGGCGTTGGCGATCGCGGCGGGCGGACCGATCGCCCCGCTTTCGCCGATGCCCTTCTGCCCGAACTCCGTGTACGGGGCGGGCGTTTCCATGTGTTCGATGCGAATGGCGGGCACCTCGGTCGCGCCGGGCAGGAGGTAGTCGGCGAGCGTCGAGGCAAGCGGCTGGCCGTCGTCGCTGTACGGCATCGCCTCGTAGAGCGCCGTACCGATGCCCTGCGCCGCGCCGCCGTAGACCTGTCCGTCGACGACCATCGGATTGATGAGCACGCCGCCGTCTTCCACGATCACGTAGTCGAGAATCTCCGTCTGGCCGAGCGCCGGATCG carries:
- a CDS encoding (2Fe-2S)-binding protein — encoded protein: MSEPMIKTIELIVNRAPVADRVEPRTSLADFLREQRMLCGTNIGCEQGVCGACTLEVDGMPTRSCITPAVTCAGSTVRTIEGFDDDATMNELRAAFSAEHALQCGYCTPGMLMTARDIVTRLPDADDARVRLELSGNLCRCTGYVGIVRAIRRVLDARRAHAAVPLAVAAVTA
- a CDS encoding xanthine dehydrogenase family protein subunit M translates to MKAATYDYAKPLACGEAIALIGPTDGMGKFVSGSQSLGPMMNLRLAQPEMLVDLRGIEALRACRTDGETVTLGACITHAEIEDGKVETGTRGLMEYVAGGIAYRAVRNRGTLGGSLAHADPAADWINTMCALDAQYLVAGRGGARVIDCADWMAGAFTTALEADEILTGVRFARLSPTARWSYYKFNRKPGEFAEAIAVFIDDAARGVCRAVIGAIDAPPYPIDDARDLLADADPRTSCFDAHLEAAGIEAGSYEHEVHRVALVRASAGIRNQDGKA